Proteins encoded in a region of the Isosphaeraceae bacterium EP7 genome:
- a CDS encoding acyl-CoA hydrolase — translation MDDLVGPIRGPGVETLTHRLILPRDANHYGTLFAGVLLSLALEAAYSTAYRAAGLSANLVLRRVLDLRCNEPVRVGNVVEIRGCEVFRALAQVIVALVGTPLPNGRRFWFDGLMQFVQVDDDGHPVPLADPPPDSPPALPEPWHELRARAQRLLAIRN, via the coding sequence ATGGATGACCTGGTGGGGCCCATTCGGGGGCCTGGAGTCGAGACGCTCACGCATCGCTTGATCCTTCCCAGGGACGCCAACCACTACGGCACGCTCTTCGCCGGCGTCCTGCTCTCGTTGGCGCTGGAGGCCGCCTATTCCACGGCGTATCGGGCTGCCGGGCTGTCGGCCAACCTGGTGCTGCGGCGGGTGCTGGACCTGCGCTGCAATGAGCCAGTCCGGGTCGGGAACGTCGTCGAGATCCGCGGCTGCGAGGTCTTCCGCGCCCTCGCGCAAGTCATCGTCGCCCTCGTCGGCACCCCCCTGCCCAACGGTCGACGCTTCTGGTTCGATGGCCTGATGCAGTTCGTCCAGGTGGACGACGACGGCCATCCCGTCCCGCTGGCCGACCCGCCTCCCGACTCGCCCCCCGCCCTGCCCGAGCCCTGGCACGAGCTGCGGGCCCGCGCCCAGCGCCTGCTGGCCATCCGCAACTGA
- a CDS encoding SMP-30/gluconolactonase/LRE family protein, giving the protein MRLPRARLLALALLLVPGPLARADDAPKGELTKYSFSSSKVFPGTIRDYWIYIPAQYDASKPAPLFVCQDGVQYKAPEVFDALIHAKEMPPVIGVFITPGRVPATKEGALDRFNRSYEYDGLGDAYARFLLEEILPEVETKTAKDGRAIKLSKEPGDRAIGGASSGAICAWTVAWERPDSFGRVFSNVGTYVGLRGGNVYPTLIRKYEPKPIRVFLEDGSNDLNIYAGDWWMANQSMERSLIYAGYEVEHVWGDGQHNSKHATEIFPDALRWLWKTWPAPIKAGEGSTQLKEILIPGEDWKLVAEGYKFTEGPAVNDKGEVYFNDIPNSKTYKIGPDGKPVEFVADSKKANGMAFGPDGRLYAVATGTGQILSYDQDGKSKVVAELTQANDLTVAHDGGIYATNPVRGGAPGKLWYISPTGEKKEVDPAIKSPNGVALSPDQSLLYVADYSSHWIYSYQVQPDGSLAHKQKFYHLHVPDNAEDAGIDGLRVDRDGRLYAATRLGIQVCDQAGRVNAIIPTPNGKVSNLTFGGPDFDTIYATCNDRVYKRKVKTKGANAYQAPIKPPAPRL; this is encoded by the coding sequence ATGCGACTGCCCCGCGCCCGCCTCCTCGCGCTCGCCCTGCTCCTAGTGCCCGGCCCGCTCGCCCGCGCCGACGATGCCCCCAAGGGGGAGCTGACTAAGTATTCGTTCAGCTCCAGCAAGGTCTTCCCGGGCACCATCCGCGACTACTGGATCTACATCCCCGCCCAGTACGACGCATCGAAGCCCGCCCCCCTGTTCGTCTGCCAGGACGGCGTCCAGTACAAGGCCCCCGAGGTCTTCGACGCCCTGATCCACGCCAAGGAGATGCCCCCCGTCATCGGCGTCTTCATCACCCCCGGCCGCGTGCCCGCGACCAAGGAGGGGGCCCTCGACCGCTTCAACCGGAGCTACGAGTACGACGGCCTGGGCGACGCCTATGCCCGGTTCCTGCTCGAAGAAATCCTCCCGGAAGTCGAGACGAAGACCGCCAAGGACGGCCGGGCCATCAAGCTCTCCAAGGAGCCCGGCGACCGCGCCATCGGCGGTGCCAGCAGCGGCGCCATCTGCGCCTGGACCGTCGCCTGGGAGCGACCCGACTCCTTCGGCCGCGTCTTCAGCAATGTCGGCACCTACGTCGGACTGCGCGGCGGCAACGTCTATCCCACGCTCATCCGCAAATATGAGCCCAAGCCGATCCGCGTCTTCTTGGAAGACGGCAGCAATGACCTGAACATCTACGCGGGCGACTGGTGGATGGCCAACCAGTCGATGGAACGCTCGCTCATCTACGCCGGCTACGAGGTCGAGCACGTCTGGGGCGACGGCCAGCACAACAGCAAGCACGCCACCGAGATCTTCCCCGACGCCTTGCGCTGGCTCTGGAAGACCTGGCCCGCCCCCATCAAGGCCGGCGAAGGCTCCACCCAGCTCAAGGAGATTCTCATCCCCGGCGAGGACTGGAAGCTCGTCGCCGAGGGCTACAAGTTCACCGAAGGGCCCGCTGTGAACGACAAGGGAGAGGTCTATTTCAACGACATCCCCAACAGCAAGACCTACAAGATCGGCCCCGACGGCAAGCCCGTCGAGTTCGTCGCCGACAGCAAGAAGGCCAACGGCATGGCATTCGGCCCCGACGGTCGGCTTTATGCTGTCGCCACCGGAACCGGGCAGATTCTCTCGTATGATCAAGACGGCAAGTCCAAGGTCGTTGCCGAACTTACCCAGGCCAACGACCTTACCGTTGCCCACGACGGCGGCATCTACGCCACCAATCCCGTTCGCGGCGGGGCACCCGGCAAGCTCTGGTACATTTCCCCGACCGGCGAGAAGAAGGAAGTCGACCCCGCCATCAAGTCGCCCAACGGCGTGGCCCTCTCCCCCGACCAGTCCTTGCTCTACGTCGCCGACTACAGCAGCCACTGGATTTACAGCTACCAGGTGCAGCCCGACGGCTCCCTGGCGCACAAGCAGAAGTTCTATCACCTGCACGTGCCGGACAACGCCGAGGACGCCGGCATCGACGGCCTGCGCGTCGACCGCGACGGCCGGCTCTACGCCGCTACCCGCCTGGGCATCCAGGTCTGCGACCAAGCCGGCCGCGTCAATGCGATCATCCCCACCCCCAACGGCAAGGTCTCAAACCTCACCTTCGGCGGCCCCGACTTCGACACCATCTACGCCACCTGCAATGATCGCGTCTACAAGCGCAAGGTGAAGACCAAGGGCGCCAACGCCTACCAGGCCCCCATCAAGCCCCCCGCCCCTCGCCTCTGA
- the bla gene encoding subclass B3 metallo-beta-lactamase yields the protein MFKPALLIAFMLAPQSPPADSFPAHKIAGNLYYVGSRDLASYLVVTPRGHILINSGYEATVPLIADAVESLGFKLADVKILLDSHAHSDHVAGHAPLRALLAKDAQVCVMKGDEGVVSSGGEGQYYYTKMRWKPCPVDRVLADGDAVTLGGTTLVARLTAGHTRGCTSWTMRVDDGGKPLDVVIVGSTNVNPGFSLLDNADYPEIADDFARTFRTLQSFPCDIFLGAHGSYYNLNAKYQLLKTRSQANPNPFLDPAGYRAFLANGEKAYLTNLGLQKAARSFLPR from the coding sequence ATGTTCAAGCCCGCACTTCTCATTGCCTTCATGCTCGCCCCCCAGTCCCCGCCCGCCGACTCCTTCCCCGCCCACAAGATCGCCGGGAACCTCTACTACGTCGGCTCGCGCGACCTGGCCAGCTATCTCGTCGTCACCCCCAGGGGCCACATCCTCATCAACAGCGGCTACGAGGCCACCGTCCCGCTCATCGCCGACGCCGTCGAGTCCCTCGGATTCAAGCTCGCCGACGTGAAGATCCTGCTCGACAGCCACGCCCACTCCGACCACGTCGCAGGCCATGCCCCCCTCCGCGCCCTGCTCGCAAAGGACGCGCAGGTCTGCGTCATGAAGGGCGATGAAGGCGTCGTGTCATCCGGCGGCGAGGGCCAGTACTACTATACGAAGATGCGCTGGAAGCCCTGCCCCGTCGACCGGGTCCTGGCCGATGGCGACGCCGTCACCCTCGGCGGCACCACGCTCGTCGCCCGCCTCACCGCGGGCCATACCCGAGGCTGCACGTCGTGGACCATGCGGGTCGACGACGGGGGCAAGCCGCTCGATGTCGTCATCGTCGGCAGCACCAACGTCAACCCCGGCTTCAGCCTCCTCGACAACGCCGATTACCCGGAGATTGCCGACGACTTCGCCCGCACCTTCCGCACCCTGCAATCCTTCCCCTGCGACATCTTCCTGGGCGCCCACGGCAGCTACTACAACCTGAACGCCAAATATCAGCTCCTGAAAACCCGATCCCAGGCCAATCCCAACCCCTTCCTCGACCCCGCCGGCTACCGCGCGTTCCTGGCCAACGGCGAGAAGGCCTACCTCACCAACCTCGGCCTCCAGAAGGCCGCCCGATCGTTCCTCCCCCGCTGA